From the Selenomonas timonae genome, one window contains:
- a CDS encoding major tail protein — protein MPSPTPTAKPAGNLTSGQFINIQKLHIAKMLTDVAGGAATYEAPIPLGKLLRKVDIKPQTNQAELFADGQSVDTASNTASYDLTFDTAALPLEYTAYLLGHSIENGVMKAGKDDVAPYFAVLFQSDKRNGKKRYTKFYKVQFLEPSESGNSKQESIQFDTPTLTAKAIYRLSDGLSYAKADEEAAGFAAETGTKWYEQV, from the coding sequence ATGCCAAGTCCAACACCAACAGCAAAGCCCGCAGGGAATCTGACGAGCGGGCAGTTCATCAACATCCAGAAACTTCATATCGCGAAGATGCTCACCGATGTGGCAGGAGGAGCGGCGACCTACGAAGCTCCGATTCCGCTCGGAAAACTGCTCCGCAAGGTGGACATCAAGCCACAGACGAATCAAGCGGAGCTTTTTGCCGACGGTCAGTCCGTGGATACGGCGTCGAATACCGCATCCTACGATCTGACCTTCGATACCGCCGCGCTTCCTTTGGAATACACGGCGTATCTTCTGGGACACAGTATCGAAAACGGCGTGATGAAGGCGGGCAAGGATGACGTTGCGCCGTACTTCGCTGTTCTCTTCCAGTCGGATAAGAGGAACGGGAAGAAGAGATATACCAAGTTCTACAAAGTCCAGTTCCTCGAACCTTCCGAGAGCGGCAACTCGAAGCAGGAGAGCATTCAGTTCGATACGCCGACGCTCACGGCAAAGGCAATCTACCGTCTCTCGGACGGGCTGTCCTACGCAAAGGCAGACGAGGAGGCGGCGGGCTTTGCCGCTGAGACTGGGACGAAGTGGTACGAGCAGGTCTGA
- the gp17 gene encoding tail completion protein gp17 — protein sequence MSTARMVYQALVRSKELTQLLAHGKKGVYHGRSPNAGTYPIVVYSVISDVPALSADGTELERRITVRIHILTKDGRFREIHCAVQNALLPLGFVRAQTQEIVEKDIFVEITDYRTAVEGE from the coding sequence ATGAGTACGGCACGGATGGTGTATCAGGCACTTGTACGCTCAAAGGAGCTGACGCAGCTTCTCGCTCACGGAAAGAAGGGCGTCTACCACGGGCGCAGTCCCAATGCTGGGACATACCCGATTGTCGTTTACTCCGTTATTTCGGATGTTCCTGCACTCTCAGCAGATGGCACGGAACTGGAACGGCGAATCACGGTGCGCATCCACATTCTGACGAAGGACGGACGGTTTCGAGAGATTCATTGCGCTGTGCAGAACGCACTTCTGCCGCTCGGCTTTGTCCGTGCACAGACGCAGGAGATTGTCGAGAAAGATATATTCGTGGAGATCACAGATTACAGAACAGCAGTGGAGGGAGAATAA
- a CDS encoding SHOCT domain-containing protein gives MSKEEGIREMTYQMVMRASWKMLQSGLLSEDEYLAFEAKMREKYRPVIGLLFSDIDLLSCG, from the coding sequence ATGAGCAAGGAAGAAGGAATACGGGAAATGACGTATCAGATGGTGATGCGTGCTTCATGGAAAATGCTGCAGAGCGGACTTTTGTCAGAGGATGAGTATCTTGCGTTTGAAGCGAAAATGCGCGAGAAATATCGCCCCGTCATCGGGCTTCTATTTTCAGATATTGACTTGCTATCGTGCGGATAG
- a CDS encoding phage holin family protein yields the protein MDQILTIRLYAAGIGIVVGEFLGSFDDLLYALVAFVATDYVTGVLRAIVEKKLSSAIGFKGICKKVCIFTLVGVANVLDVHIIGSGCVLRSAVIFFYISNEGISIIENAARMGLPVPQKLQDMMHSLKNQ from the coding sequence ATGGATCAGATTTTGACAATACGCCTCTATGCGGCAGGCATTGGCATCGTGGTTGGTGAGTTTCTTGGCAGCTTCGACGATCTGCTCTATGCACTTGTCGCATTTGTCGCGACGGACTATGTTACTGGTGTTCTCCGTGCGATTGTTGAGAAGAAACTGTCGAGCGCCATCGGCTTCAAGGGAATCTGCAAGAAAGTCTGCATCTTCACCCTTGTCGGCGTGGCGAATGTGTTAGATGTTCACATCATCGGGAGCGGCTGCGTCCTGCGCTCTGCCGTGATCTTCTTCTACATCTCGAATGAGGGGATCTCGATCATCGAGAACGCAGCGCGGATGGGGCTTCCCGTCCCACAGAAATTGCAGGACATGATGCATAGTCTTAAAAATCAGTAA
- a CDS encoding phosphoribosylformylglycinamidine cyclo-ligase, translating to MISIHIHIGEVRTLSVESWQIVPDDRQQLLEIVGGAVVQDFGHIPEGDRVSCSVTVTAADWEKIKGYWDSRTMVSVTDEGGNILPSMRVVVKSYEYMAHFPKVYKLSLEFWRV from the coding sequence GTGATTTCAATTCATATTCACATTGGTGAGGTTAGAACGCTGAGTGTCGAGAGCTGGCAGATCGTTCCCGATGACCGTCAGCAGCTTTTGGAGATTGTTGGCGGTGCTGTGGTTCAGGATTTCGGTCATATCCCGGAAGGCGACCGTGTTTCCTGTTCGGTCACGGTCACTGCTGCTGATTGGGAGAAAATCAAAGGCTACTGGGACAGCCGCACGATGGTGTCCGTGACCGACGAGGGCGGGAATATCCTGCCCTCCATGCGCGTTGTTGTGAAGTCCTACGAGTATATGGCGCATTTCCCGAAGGTATATAAACTGTCTTTAGAATTTTGGAGGGTATGA